Below is a genomic region from Xiphophorus hellerii strain 12219 chromosome 1, Xiphophorus_hellerii-4.1, whole genome shotgun sequence.
gtttatgagCATAAGAAGCCATTTCCTTTCCTGTTGCACAGGGAGGAGCAGGACTTTGAATACGCCCGGGTGATTCAAGAAGAGATCCAGCGACGCTCTGAGGAGGTACACAGGAGGGAGCAGGACGATGAGGTGAGTGTTGTGCATACATGCAATaaattttatactttaaaaaaaatctttttgaagTAACAGAgttatatgtttatatttatatgttatTTATATGTTAGGAAAACTTCCATAATATGTAAATTGGAGATGTTTTAGTGttgtttgttcctgtttttaatatggtgataaaaatttaatttcccaAAAGTCAGGAATGCACATAGAGTACCAGGAAAACGCAACAATCAAAACTCATAGTTTAATAGCACCATTCATAACTTGCACAACTTATCTCTaagatgttttatgttttttctttataaaaacagtCCATATATAAGAGCATCAGTCTTCACATATGGTGTGAACACCACATGGAGGTGCTAATAGGATTCAGGTTCAGTCTCAGGTTAAGGatgctggatttttttgtttacatgtaaaCAACACTTGTAAGGTAGAATAATACATAATCGGTTTTGCACAGCTGCTGGTTACATTGAAATGACTTAGCCGTTTGCTCTGGAACATTTTATTGAACTGGATTGTTTGGAAGTTTAGTAATGACAAAAATACGGATCTTTCTGTGTCCAGGCGACCACACAGGCAAGcttattctttaaatgttacCATTAATCCCCAAGAACATCAACTTTGGGGCAATTTAAAGAGTTTGAGTCACGcgtaaaacatttgtttatgaGGCAAAGGGTGTAGTTACCAGCTGGCAGCCTACCATTGGAACAGTAAGGGGCTAACAAACAAATTGTGAAAAGATGCCAATTATGTTAACGATATCTTAAACCTCTGCCACGTTGTACTGAACCAAAACTGGACAAAAGCTTGGTAAAGTCAATctacattataaaaataaacttttgattATTGCTACACAATAAGCACTTATGTAAAAATGCCAAGACTTTCTCATGTTATTGCTGGTCATTTACTCCTAAAAAAGTACAATTCCTTGTTTGTGGGGGCCAAACAAGTATTTGGAAGAATCTATaccaaaaacaagaaagttgCACATTTTAACTTGACATTCAGCTCCTTTTTGAGCTACAGATTTTAGAGCACAACGgattgaaagaagaaaactatACTTTATTCAGACAATGGTGATTGAATGgtctatttattaaaattagaaaaaaacaaatgctaatTAATCATAACTTAAGCCTTTGAGTCTTGATTTCAAATATCCACCTggttattttaattgtacggagatttttaaatgtcctgtgagtaaatatatttgccaatttatccataacaactagaactttcaatatctagcagTACTTTTCGTAATTTACCAAAAGAGCacccctcagattaatttcacttcctgttagggggggtgaaattaccgtaataacccaatattggctggaaagtgcaacgtctcccctttcagaaactgttggaatttttcagattgCGCAAAGTGTGGTGGAATTACGGTATTGCAGATTTGGTTGGATCATCACCGCTACGTTCGGTCTAAAAGGGTTAACTAAATCACTTACAGGTTTCTAATCACTTTCAGACATTAGACTAAAAGTAGAACATGTTTGGTGAATTAATTAGAAAATCACATTTCTACAAGAAAATATGACACTCTGGATATTTGCCTGTCAAGAACAGAGCAGGGAGCGAAATATGCTCAACTTTGCTTTCACTCTCATAACTACCTGAGTCAGTAATTGCCAGCAACTGCAGAAAAGTGGTTCTGGGATGAACTCGCTGTCCCTCTAGATGGTTGCAGGAGACAAGCCAGCTGTTAACCAGAGACCCAACCTGTCAGCTGCTCATCTGGATGATTCCTGAAGCGATTTCTCTGGTGGCTAATTCTACATTTAACCATTAGAGTATTCTCAGTTAGTTTTGCAAGATTTTCACAGTTaattgcaaaacacaaaatcttatgtttttgtctagtttctagtacgaATATTTTATTACCCTTGAAAAAAGACacaactaacttaaaagtacattttcagcaagatataggagcttggtttaagtaaataattcattaatattgacaaaaaagtaCTAGATCCACTggcagaatatttcacttataacaagggaAACTGGCTTTTTATAAGTGATATAATCTACAAATGGAActagtacattttcatcaatattaaggaattattgacttaaaacaatctcctatatcttgctggaaaTTTACgtgtaagctagttttgtcttatttaaagcataccaagatatttgcaccagaaattagacaaaactacTGGTAAGTGTATTTGCAGTGCATTGGAGGgaaattattttcatctttgGATGCATCTGTATTTTTCTAATCTTGACAGGGTTTTACCTAACTAACTAGAGACCTAAGGTTATTCTTAAtgcttgttgtttttgaaactgaacagtttgttttattacttaaaaaaacaaaacagggaaaGCTGTTATATGGAACAGAATGTTGTCTGGACATGATGGTGGGGCCAGATGGCAAGCATCAATCACCTCTCGCTTGTTTTCATCTTCCCCCTATAGGCCAATTCTAAAACTTCACCCTGGGTTATGTTAGATCATTAGAAATAAACAGCTACGCTGCATacggcaaagaaaaaaaaatcgctCTGCAGTAAAACTCCCCATCTGGTCCAGCACTCTGTGCCTCAAGGCCACTCCAccataatatttttctttacgCGGCAGTTTCCTTTTTCTAGAGAAGTCTGCGTATAAAAGCACATTCTTGAAAGACAGTGACTTTGCTGTGCCATTCATCTTTGCTGAAAGGGTCAGGTTTAAATTCATGTTTATACTCTTAGTTGAATGTTGAAAGAGACAAATCCACTTTAATAAAACTGATTCAATTTCCTGAGGAAAGAGTGACAGTGGTTGTGTCATGGTTTGGGTTTTTTGAGCACTTGTATAGTTGAGTCTTTTGCAATAGTTATCATGATTTGGAGGGGAAATGTGGAAGCCTGACAACACCATCCCAACTGTGAGGTGctatggtggcagcatcatgttgtagCTGTACTTTGCTGGCACCCTTCACCATATAAATATTGAAGAAACATCTGAGAAGAATATAGGCAAAAATGAGTCTCCCAAATGAGCAGTAACCCCAGTCGTACAGGAAAATTTGTTACAAAGTGGAAACAAAGTCGATGTTTTGAAGTGGTCACAAGAAAGCCTTTATTTTAGGCCTATGGAAATTTTTTAGGCGGAGctgaaaaggtgtgtgtgtgtgtgagagcaacACACTGTGTGATAAGCTTGATACCCAACACACTTTACAAAAGCAGTTCTaccaaatacaaaatatatttatgtaaacCTGTGAATAACAAGAAAGCATTTAGCATatagaaatcattttggtaATATAACTGACCTGAATTTGACTAAATGTTAAGACGaaacaaagtttgtttgtttttttaaaagcaatatattctaatttatagAGAAACAATTTGTAGtaattgaagttttttttcacgttttctTTAGGCCTGTTTACCTCTTGCATATGCAttgatgtaaatgtttattttaaaaccaaacaaaccatCAGGCCTTGTGCTGAGGTCTGTTAATACCTTATTTAATAACTGGCCAATCCAAAGTGGTTGATAAACATTTGCCTCCCATTAGGTTGTCTTTAATTAAGACACAGAAGGCGTTGGGGTGTGCAGTTTTAAATGCCAGATCCCTGTGGCTCTAAATACCTAACCTGTCATGGCAAGCTGCTAATTATGTGCTGATGTTGGCAAAGTGGCCCCTGCTGCAGACAAAAAGGAGCTGTGcttgctgtttgttttgatttatattGCAAAAGAAGCCTGTAGAGAGACTTCATGAAATACACAAGGAGAATTTGCTGATCTTTGAAGAACATAATTAGTTGCTTTTCTTAGGAAGCAGCACCCAGGTGTTACACGGCCTTCACCTCAGAGAGGACAGAGACCAAGCGGTGGGTTTTTTAACCCCGATCACAAAATATCACTAACTCCATATCCTATATGGCAGCGTGTTATCACTGTGTGTCCTGTTGACTTGTACCAGTCAGGAATGAAAGATCATCTCCTCCTGAATGTAGTCTGtatgattagattttttttttgtcactttgttaGTCTGAAACAGTTTCccaggaataaataaattaagaagtaaaatattaaattgcttcttctttgttttaagtaaaattatAATCCAAAACAAAGAGATAAATAGGGTGTATGAGATgcttttttgaatgttttgttcttgtgtGATGAAGTTACTGTcgttttctgtcttgtttcagtttatgcaacactgccctctgctggctgaAAGTAACAGTGAATCAAGAATCAAAGTTGCTTTGAATCGTCTTTCCCATCACAGGTTTTAGtagaaatgacaaaacaatCCCAACAGACAGTGTTACATGCCAGCCATTTTAtatctgcatttctttttattggtgTTCATGTCAGACCTGGCTGCTTGCTTAAAACAACTAGAGGGAAAGAGTTTTGCTGATTAATTCAGACGGAAAACACCCATAGATGAGAGATGATTCATAACACTTTATAAAAACAGTAAGATTTTAGTATTTAGTTAGAGAACTAATCAGTAAAtggattaaattaataattaacagCTGATGGAAGCAGTTTAGCTGATGAAAGCTGCTTGTTATCCAGCACTGTTTAGATTGTCCATATGTATTAAGAGTTAAAAATAGGACAGTAGACTGAGAAGATCCTCATTGTTGCTCTCTTCATTTGTATCGTTTTTAGTGTCTCGGTTGACATTTGTATTTCTCAGATAATTCTGTTCCTGCCTCTCATGTGTCTGAGAAGTTTTTCAGTCCCTGGTAGATAGTATTgagaaactattttaaaatgtaatctaaTGCAAGATGTCGATGatacactaaaaaaaaactattattcaCTACTGAAAATTTTACTCCAAATTAAGCGTGATCATACAGTTGCAACCAGATACTTTCAAAactttgtatgaaaaaaaaaagtgcaacttttttttgttactgtcTGGCGTTAAATtagattaactttttttttttgctaaatttctTAATAATAATGTAGCCAAACTATAACTTCTCTGTCTTGAGGTGATGGTTTAACACTTCTACataatgtttttaccttattaTTTCATCTAATCTGTTTAGAGACCCACTTCCTCCTGCTTCAAAACTCCCCCACACCACAAAGCTTGAAGCTTATTCCTTTTTCCTCTGAATTTAACAATGGTCTTTACAGCCTGACgcttcagttttagtttcaacAGACCACATGGTGTATCCAAAAAGTTATTTGTCCCTACATTGACTTTCAAACTGTTACCTGACTCTTTATGTTGTCTTCTTCCTCCCTGCGTGGCTTTTCAGCCCATGTTGGTACTAAGCTTGTTCTATGGGGGTAATGAATTTCTCCGTTGATCTTCCAAAGGATGATGGCACAAAGTCATCAGGAGAAAACTCTCCTTCATTAATTATTCTGAAATTTAACAAATGGAAATATTACAGTAATCCtgatttaaaatacattgaaactGATTTAATAAAGTACTACGTATGAATGTGTTTTCACAGGAAATAGCTAAACAGctgcaggaagaggaggagcagcaggtcAGGAGGAGGAGTCAAGACCAGGCGGATTTTCATGaaggtaaatattttcattttgacaaaTTGACAGCcattttgattgattgattgttttttgtatagctaggttttgtttttgttgcctctTTAGAAGTTTTTCTGGTCTTGGATCATAGCCGAAGTGACATGGAGTCTCATTTCTGGGTTACAGATGATAGATGGTCCAGTTAGGCATATATTGGATCAGCTCTGGTGTATTGTCTTAATTACAACTCGGTTGGAGTAAAATACaatcttttgtgtttgtttgtataTGAAAGATGTCAATCAAAGTGTAATGGcacaaaaatatcactttgatatttttcaaaGCATGTCCTTTGTCTCAGAACGGATTCGAAGCAGTAGTTTTGCTCTAAATCTGTTATTTGCGTcgcatgttgtgtttttaagcaTGCTTCACATTGCTATCtgtaaatagaaaacatttctgttaaagGTGTAAAGCTACTTGTATAACTCTTGCACTTGCAGcttttttaattctgtttagGTTTGTTATTAACTGCACTTGTCTTTCACCATCCACTAACAGACTCTCCCATCCCTATTgcttttgtttgcatgtttatcAATGCTAAAGGTAGCACCAGTGATCCTGCGCTGCCGTCCTCTCACCACCACACATTCAGCAGCCCTCACCGAGGACAGCAGCAGTACTCGCCTgtcaccagcaggtggcagcattCTACCACTCATTGTGGTTCAGTGTTAACTGGGCCTCAGACTAGTTCTCCCAGGAGAGCAGCATCTCAGAGCAGCACAACTTCATGGTCAAATCAAGGGCATGTAGATACCAGCAGGCAAAGAAGGCCTGAGCTCAGAGAGCCTGTGAATGAGGATTCAGAAGACTCGGACACTGTTTTTACTGAACAGCTCTCTCTTTGGGCCCGGCGACTGTATGACAGAGCAAATACTGCACCTCGTCAACAACAGACTTCTTTAAGACCCCCGCAAGAGAGGAATTACAGAAGTCTGTGCACTCGCAGCAGCTTCGCAAAGGACTTAACAGGCAGAAAGGAGGAGAGCGAAAACTTTGAGGAAGACTATTACGAAAATGATAACGTGCAATCCAGGATATCTAGGAATGTGGAATATGACAGCGATGAACATGAAGGCAGGACTCAGGAAGCAGATAGTAGGCCAGCCGAGGCCTGCGAAAGGCGATGTCGCCGCAGCGAATCGGTGAGCGTACACAACCGAAgcagacacagaaacagagacCTGGCAAGAACCTGGAGCTGCAAGGAGAACCCCGATAAACACGTCCGCTTTCAGGATGATCCGAGAGAACCGATTAGGCAGCAGAATGACAGCCTGAAGGTGTGGGAGATGCTCGGCCACATTCTGCAGGAGAGAGGTGTGCCTGTGAAGGTTGGTGGCAGTGGGGCGCCGCTGCAGATAAGGCCTCAAAGCAGAGACAGCCAGGTGCTTTATGGGAGTGAGGTCTCCTATGGTGACTCCCAACCACATCAGAGAGCCTTCCAACGAGCCGCCGCCACTAGGCACAGTTTCCATGGAGATATCAGGCAGAGGAGGAGATTGTCACGCGGAGAAAGCTTTGGGAGAGATCACAGAGCAGACCAAGACAGGCGTAATTATAACAGAGAGGTTTGTGACCGCAATAGTGGAGAGCCTCATATCTTTGACAGAGGCACAAGTTGGAGCGAACACAAATACGTAAACATTGAGAataacagagagagaaaagcgAATCATACCAGAGTAAAGAGGGTGACGAGCGAACGCAGGCATTGGCACAAGATCACAGAAGAAACGTTGAGCTCAGATGAGGAGCAGGAGGCGGAGAGAAGAGCAGAGCGTCCAAGGCGACGAGCGCTACATCGTAGCCAaagcttcagcagcagcaggggtTCGACCAGACACAGGTCGAGGCACATAGCAGCAGGTAACACCCCGACCTGCAGCCAACTCTAAATCTGCACAGGGGAACACTTCCAATGTGTTCTTTCCATCTGATCTCTTAATCTTTACTCAGTCATTGCTGTGGGAGTGGGCTTCACCTGTGGCTCTGGTGTCTGAAGTGagaaatttttctgttttcagtctaGAAACTTTATATCTCTTCAGTGCCTGCAGTTTTACCAATCAAGTCTTGATCTGCAAAGTGACTTCTCCAACTTCATCCTCTCATTTCTTGGCGTGATTCCAAATAACCTTGGGCTTTGAGTCATACATTTTTTTGATCAATCTTGTGATACATTTCACTGTAATCACAGTGAGTTTTCCCCGCTTAGGGGCTTCTCTGCAACCAGAGCCAAGCGAGGCAGGCCTGGATCTGGGAGACTTGAATCAGGTCCTACAAGATGAAGAACTGGCCCGCAAGCTTCAGGAGGAAGAAGATAAGCAGCTAAGGAGGGTAAGGGATCGAAGACGTTTTACAGATTATATAAATGCCTTTGGAAAACCACAAACACTACTGTTAGGATTTTGGAAGATagacgaacaaaaaaaaaagcatttttatagcacaaaaGGAAAGGATATGTTTTGAGAAATTTTAAATGgattctttttctatttttaaattgtttttcacaaataaaaggTATTTCTTTcactcctaaataaaattatttagtcATCCAGTCAGTAAACAGAAGCCACgctcattaaatttaatttaatctcagtattagggctgttgtaaacgacTATTTTGGTAATCGAAACTAATATTCTattaattattctgacgattaaaatttgatcaaataaaatattggtaaattcTACCATAACCGCAGTATTACTATCAGATGTCAACATTGGcttaaatttttgtatttgtgacTCTTTACTATtgcttttctgtagtttagaaaattaacatgtaacaataatagctcactttttaAGTTGACctggacaaaaaatatataaaaatctgaaatattcaatttaataataaagatgCAGGCTCACAAAGACACTCCTAAAACTATGTATATTCCAGtctttagtttatgtattcatcttcagtccaTTTAATAGGTGAACTCTCACTTTGTCCAGACATTTGTAGCTTTTATGTCCATATGAGCGACTGAAACACACCTACCAGCTATGTACTGCCACGATGCGCTCTGCCGCACATTTTTTGcgatatgaaatttattttctggtttgtccttaaagctacacttacatCACCGCCGTTCGCTCTTCATcaccaccaggcagcagctccgggaGGAGAAGGGCTGCTGTACTCAGGCATAACTCAATGAAATACCCCAGAACTTTATACTACTAGcgcttagctttcgtcaacaactaaTTTGCGAAAGTGAGAGCGTTGCGCAACAGAAATAATcacccggccggaacacggtgcgctacataataaaacatcatttaacGAAGCTTCGGGGCAGgtaattttcctcgaggaatttttaTAATCGAGGaactcgaatcattcgaggaatcgctGCAGCCCTACTCCTTGTAAAGCCAGCAGTTATGTGaagctcaaacattttctacagaACATTAATGAGCAATTAGCATCGTGAAGACCAAAGAACAGAGCAGACATGACTggaataaagttgtggagaagtttggttataaaaaaaattttcaatctaaaaatgaaaagaatgcGACACGTGCAAATCTAATGAGGCCTTATTGTCACAAATTAATAGGCAGGATAAAGACGGGTagccatggtaactctggagagTTTCAGGTTGTGGGACTGTTTCCAGTTGTTGTGAAAACAATTAATTGCCAAACACTTCTAAATCAAAATCTGTAGTAGAAAATTATTATAAGGTAATATCTGCTAGTTATATTGCTCTGGGTTTATTCTAAATTCTTGTACATTTCCACCGGATAAagctatttgggttacatgtacaaggttggaagttgttttctacagctgcatcagaaccagactgtctcgcCCGTTTGTTTTGGATCCCTTATCCTCGGTATAAAGCTCATGTGTTGACTATGCCTGGGAGAGGTTTTCACCCAGAACTGCTTCATtaattgtcctacaagctctctgtattgtgcacgatatacaaataaacctgattgagtgatttcacctgactGTGCTTGGTAAtagttctttttttccacaacaaaatCACGAGATCAGACAGTCATGAACAAGTCAGAGCAAGTCCTGAGTAGGACAGAGTTCACACCTGACAAGGTAGTCTGGTTCCCaagctgctgcttttaaatAACATCTGATATTGGGTGAACCTAGCGAACTAGCCCAGACAAGTTTGCTAGGTTCAGAGTCTATATATTACCtaacaataaaatgttctaGCGCACACTGCATAAATTTGCTCTTTAGAGATGAGTGACAAACGCTGAAAGAAATCCATACTTAAATCATAAGTACTCATAATCATACTTAAAGTTTACCACAAGCCTTCTAGAAGGCACAGAAACATGCAGATGGATGTTTATGTTTGgatggttttaaaattaagcatttataAACCTACAAACAGTAGCAATGGCAGATTAACAGTGATCACATAATCACCactgagaaaaatgttgctgaCAGCATCCTGCTGTGGGGAAGGACAGGGAAGGTGGTCGGAGTTTATTTGACagtaaatttacttaaaacaagtcgAGATTCAGCCTCTGGCAGGACAACGATCTGAAACGTACAGCCAGAACTACAACCTACAGATCAAAGCCTATTTGAGAGTTCGAATGGCCTAATTAAAGTCCAGATCTTAATTTAATTGAGCATTGATGCTTTGTTTTCAGACAAATCCCATCAAACCTCACTAAGCTTGACTTATTTTGTgaggaaaaaacagcaaacatttgtCTCAAGATGTGGAAAGCTGTTAGAGACTTTCCTCAAAGGACTACCAGCTGTAACTGCATTGAACCAGGATGGGGAAAATACCaatgcaggccacacttttcagattatttgaaaggaaaaacaagtaCCAAAATCCTTCCACTAGAATCCTGCacttactttgtgttggtctgctaCTTAAAACCCCAATAAGACAGTGACATTTGTGGATGTAACATGAGAAATGTGGACAAATTTTAAGGGGTgttaatacttttacaaggtgCTAAAGGTGAAGATTTTGTTACaggaggaaaatgaaaagaaataatgtTCTTTACTTTCTTTACAGACATCTTTACGCAATTCCTATCCAGAGGGGGACTTCAGGGTAGCTCAGGTTGCACAAGATGAGGTACAATGGC
It encodes:
- the ccdc187 gene encoding coiled-coil domain-containing protein 187 isoform X2; its protein translation is MKIRRLKVYVKAALNDRPRCRRRTGAVKEQPHRLLAKLCPLWFLSPSRHLFVSVGVKHRRFPEGFTPKPQALETARRAGDSSDNLLRSTKEEGREKKEGGTEQSLEKLTLRCYVGYLLNKLRVHTYTTRRPSWAASWKLGLLKHHEGVKVGAEMAELEIDQSNLPRVQEVCQNFAVLEDGVLAHSLQEQEIEQYYTTNIQKNQLVQNDIRVARRLQQEEEQQRAQQSALLRQVSRQMEEQDFEYARVIQEEIQRRSEEVHRREQDDEEIAKQLQEEEEQQVRRRSQDQADFHEGSTSDPALPSSHHHTFSSPHRGQQQYSPVTSRWQHSTTHCGSVLTGPQTSSPRRAASQSSTTSWSNQGHVDTSRQRRPELREPVNEDSEDSDTVFTEQLSLWARRLYDRANTAPRQQQTSLRPPQERNYRSLCTRSSFAKDLTGRKEESENFEEDYYENDNVQSRISRNVEYDSDEHEGRTQEADSRPAEACERRCRRSESVSVHNRSRHRNRDLARTWSCKENPDKHVRFQDDPREPIRQQNDSLKVWEMLGHILQERGVPVKVGGSGAPLQIRPQSRDSQVLYGSEVSYGDSQPHQRAFQRAAATRHSFHGDIRQRRRLSRGESFGRDHRADQDRRNYNREVCDRNSGEPHIFDRGTSWSEHKYVNIENNRERKANHTRVKRVTSERRHWHKITEETLSSDEEQEAERRAERPRRRALHRSQSFSSSRGSTRHRSRHIAAEPSEAGLDLGDLNQVLQDEELARKLQEEEDKQLRRTSLRNSYPEGDFRVAQVAQDEEIARFMQKQEIKAKRRSRELEGPGSWHEHRAMINHHDRRAARERQVYRERLDSEGLPSPTEDCSPENQPPSPVHAIPKAQQMRNIAEELDPTFQGRVHVPESFQAGQSGQTSEALPTAQSGLQDLTLEEPTFIPPTKRQADKSGRSKPKEKREGCKQQ
- the ccdc187 gene encoding coiled-coil domain-containing protein 187 isoform X1, with product MKIRRLKVYVKAALNDRPRCRRRTGAVKEQPHRLLAKLCPLWFLSPSRHLFVSVGVKHRRFPEGFTPKPQALETARRAGDSSDNLLRSTKEEGREKKEGGTEQSLEKLTLRCYVGYLLNKLRVHTYTTRRPSWAASWKLGLLKHHEGVKVGAEMAELEIDQSNLPRVQEVCQNFAVLEDGVLAHSLQEQEIEQYYTTNIQKNQLVQNDIRVARRLQQEEEQQRAQQSALLRQVSRQMEEQDFEYARVIQEEIQRRSEEVHRREQDDEEIAKQLQEEEEQQVRRRSQDQADFHEGSTSDPALPSSHHHTFSSPHRGQQQYSPVTSRWQHSTTHCGSVLTGPQTSSPRRAASQSSTTSWSNQGHVDTSRQRRPELREPVNEDSEDSDTVFTEQLSLWARRLYDRANTAPRQQQTSLRPPQERNYRSLCTRSSFAKDLTGRKEESENFEEDYYENDNVQSRISRNVEYDSDEHEGRTQEADSRPAEACERRCRRSESVSVHNRSRHRNRDLARTWSCKENPDKHVRFQDDPREPIRQQNDSLKVWEMLGHILQERGVPVKVGGSGAPLQIRPQSRDSQVLYGSEVSYGDSQPHQRAFQRAAATRHSFHGDIRQRRRLSRGESFGRDHRADQDRRNYNREVCDRNSGEPHIFDRGTSWSEHKYVNIENNRERKANHTRVKRVTSERRHWHKITEETLSSDEEQEAERRAERPRRRALHRSQSFSSSRGSTRHRSRHIAAGASLQPEPSEAGLDLGDLNQVLQDEELARKLQEEEDKQLRRTSLRNSYPEGDFRVAQVAQDEEIARFMQKQEIKAKRRSRELEGPGSWHEHRAMINHHDRRAARERQVYRERLDSEGLPSPTEDCSPENQPPSPVHAIPKAQQMRNIAEELDPTFQGRVHVPESFQAGQSGQTSEALPTAQSGLQDLTLEEPTFIPPTKRQADKSGRSKPKEKREGCKQQ
- the ccdc187 gene encoding coiled-coil domain-containing protein 187 isoform X3 — its product is MRLRLKFSPSLADMQVGDPFSGYSPKLHNRFCQNFAVLEDGVLAHSLQEQEIEQYYTTNIQKNQLVQNDIRVARRLQQEEEQQRAQQSALLRQVSRQMEEQDFEYARVIQEEIQRRSEEVHRREQDDEEIAKQLQEEEEQQVRRRSQDQADFHEGSTSDPALPSSHHHTFSSPHRGQQQYSPVTSRWQHSTTHCGSVLTGPQTSSPRRAASQSSTTSWSNQGHVDTSRQRRPELREPVNEDSEDSDTVFTEQLSLWARRLYDRANTAPRQQQTSLRPPQERNYRSLCTRSSFAKDLTGRKEESENFEEDYYENDNVQSRISRNVEYDSDEHEGRTQEADSRPAEACERRCRRSESVSVHNRSRHRNRDLARTWSCKENPDKHVRFQDDPREPIRQQNDSLKVWEMLGHILQERGVPVKVGGSGAPLQIRPQSRDSQVLYGSEVSYGDSQPHQRAFQRAAATRHSFHGDIRQRRRLSRGESFGRDHRADQDRRNYNREVCDRNSGEPHIFDRGTSWSEHKYVNIENNRERKANHTRVKRVTSERRHWHKITEETLSSDEEQEAERRAERPRRRALHRSQSFSSSRGSTRHRSRHIAAGASLQPEPSEAGLDLGDLNQVLQDEELARKLQEEEDKQLRRTSLRNSYPEGDFRVAQVAQDEEIARFMQKQEIKAKRRSRELEGPGSWHEHRAMINHHDRRAARERQVYRERLDSEGLPSPTEDCSPENQPPSPVHAIPKAQQMRNIAEELDPTFQGRVHVPESFQAGQSGQTSEALPTAQSGLQDLTLEEPTFIPPTKRQADKSGRSKPKEKREGCKQQ